The DNA segment ACCGCCAGCGGCCCCGTCCACAGCGTCTTCTGGGGGTCGGCGGTGAAGGTCTCGCGCGGATACTTCTGCCCCTGCAGGTAGGTGATGGTGCCCTTGCTGAGGAAGAGGTTGGCCAGGGCGATGCCCTCGGACTCGTCCCCCTCGGAGACGTTGCGCAGGTCGAGCACCAGCTTCTTGGCGCCCGCGTGCTGCAGGCTCTTCACCCGGGCGGCGACCTCCTGGCTCATGCCCTTGGGCAGGGCGTCCAGCTTGATGTAGCCGACGCCGTCTTCCATCATGCGCTCGCTGGCGGGCGGGATCTTCACCGCGTCGCGGGTGAGGGTGATCTTCTGCGGCTCCACCCGCCGTGCCCGCACCACCGAGACGAGGATGGTGGAGCCGGGCTCGCCCGAGAGCACGGTGCGGATCTCGGCCAGCGACATGTCGCGCGTGCTCTTGCCCGCGATGGCTTCCAGGATGTCGCTGTCCTCCAGGCCCGCCTTGTCCGCCGGCCCGCCCGGGATCACCGAGATCACCGCCGCATAGCCGAAGCGCTTCGACAGGGTCGCCCCGATGCCCGCCTTGGCCGTGCCCTTGCGCTCCTTGTACGACTTGTACTCGGCCGGGGTCAGGTAGCTGGAGTTGGCGTCCAGGGACTCCAGCAGCCCGTGCAGGGCGCCGTCGGTCACCTGGGTCATGTTGGGCTCTTCCACGTACTCGCTGCGGATGCGGGTCAGCACCTCATCGTAGACCTGGAGCTGGCGGTAGGCGCCGTCTCCGCCCGCGGCCCGCACTCCCAGGCCTCCGGCGACGGTGAACAGTACGATCAGGGTGGAAAGGGCGAGCAGGAGAATCTTGATTGGCTTCGACATCGGGGTGTTTTGCTACAGCAACTCCGTGGGTGTGGGTTCTGGTGATTATACCCTGTTTGATGCCGGAAAGGGGCGGGGGGCCGGGTTTCCCGGCTCGGCCCCTAGTGCGGCCACAGCCAGCCGAAGGTTCCCGCCGTCAGCAGGCCGTAGATCAGCCCGTCGATCACTTCCTTGATGACCACGCCCCAGGGCTGGCCCTTCCAGATGCCGTTGCTGAGATGTCCCAGGCCATAGGCCAGGAAAGCGGCCGTGCCCACCACCCGGAAGACCACCAGGTAGTGCGTCCCGGGCTGAAGCGTGTGCCAGGCCAGGTAGGCGACGAAGAACCCGATGATCAGGCAATAGCAGAACCACAGTCCCAGGAACTTGGGCATGGCGGGCGGCCCGCTGGGCAGGACGGTCATCGTCCCCACCGGCCCCTGCTTGAACTTCTCGATCACGGCGGGCGACTTCATCTCCTTGTGGGTGGAGAAGGGGAAGAAATAGAGGCCACGCTGCAGGCCGGCCCCGCGCAGGGTGGCGAGCAGCTTGTCCTCCTCGGGGAGTTTCTTGTAGTCGCTGCGGTGGTAGGGCAGCACCATGTGCAGGATGGAGCTGGCGACGAAGACGATCACCGCCGACAGCAGGATGGGAAGCCAGAGAGCGGTCAGAAAATCCATGCCCTGCCTCCTGGGGTGGGAGTGAACACCGCCACCCTCCGCCGGAGGCTACGCCTGCGCCCGCCCGCGGTCAAGAGGTTGAGGCGCTTTGCGGGCGTGAGCCCGCAGCCGAGATCCCGAGCGCTCGTTGCGAGGAATCTCAGAGATCTTGGTGGCGGCGGTTGGACTCGAACCAACGACCTAGGGATTATGAGACCCTCGCTCTAACCACCTGAGCTACACCGCCACTTGTGAGGAGAAACCAGGAGGGCCCGCGCACGACCAACTCGATTCTAAGAGGCGCTCGCAAAGGGTGTCAAACCGGCCTCTCCGTTACAATAGCGGCCGATGAAAGCGGTCGCCATCATACCCGCGCGCCTGGCTTCCAAGCGTCTGCCCCGCAAGGTGCTGCGCCCGATCGCCGGGCGGCCCATGCTGGCCCACGTGGTCGAGGCGGTGCGCGCCGCGCCCGGCCTAGCCGAGGTGATCGTGGCCGCGGATTCGGACGAGGTCCTGGCGCTCTGCCGGAAGAATGGCTGGAACGCGCGCCTCACCTCCGAGAAGCACAAGAGCGGCACTGAGCGCGTGCACGAGGTTTCGCAGTCGCTCGCGGCCGACGTCTATCTCAACGTGCAGGGCGACGAGCCCCTGGCCCGCGCCGAGCACGTGGCCGCGCTGCTCGCGCTCATGCAGGACCCGGCCATTCCGGTGGGCACCCTCAAGACCCGCGCCGCCGCCCACGACGTGGTCAATCCCAACGCGGTCAAAGTCGTGACCGACGCCGCCGGCCGCGCTCTCTACTTCTCCCGCTCGACCATACCGTACGACCGCGACGGCACCGAAGAGATCCGTTACTACAAGCACCTGGGCTTCTACGCCTACCGCCAGGCCGCG comes from the Terriglobales bacterium genome and includes:
- a CDS encoding S41 family peptidase gives rise to the protein MSKPIKILLLALSTLIVLFTVAGGLGVRAAGGDGAYRQLQVYDEVLTRIRSEYVEEPNMTQVTDGALHGLLESLDANSSYLTPAEYKSYKERKGTAKAGIGATLSKRFGYAAVISVIPGGPADKAGLEDSDILEAIAGKSTRDMSLAEIRTVLSGEPGSTILVSVVRARRVEPQKITLTRDAVKIPPASERMMEDGVGYIKLDALPKGMSQEVAARVKSLQHAGAKKLVLDLRNVSEGDESEGIALANLFLSKGTITYLQGQKYPRETFTADPQKTLWTGPLAVLVNRGTAGAAEIAAAAILDNARGDVVGDKTFGVGSVQKLIEIPDGSALILSVAKYYEPNGKAIQDAAVTPSVLVADASDDSVNPDDDNAAPPVEEPKKETPKEDLQLQKALETLKKGTQKAEAEAPAAGQPPMAQPAGVPR
- the kdsB gene encoding 3-deoxy-manno-octulosonate cytidylyltransferase, with the translated sequence MKAVAIIPARLASKRLPRKVLRPIAGRPMLAHVVEAVRAAPGLAEVIVAADSDEVLALCRKNGWNARLTSEKHKSGTERVHEVSQSLAADVYLNVQGDEPLARAEHVAALLALMQDPAIPVGTLKTRAAAHDVVNPNAVKVVTDAAGRALYFSRSTIPYDRDGTEEIRYYKHLGFYAYRQAALDRFCSLPESQLERTERLEQLRFLENGISIHVAETPFDTVGVDTEEDLRRVEALLAARK